One genomic region from Sphingomicrobium aestuariivivum encodes:
- a CDS encoding DUF1674 domain-containing protein, translating to MKRPEHLKPPKYLSPSPPVPEPEPVEDNDGPVGEKEKKDPTRYGDWERKGIAWDF from the coding sequence ATGAAACGGCCCGAACACCTCAAACCGCCGAAATATCTGTCGCCCAGCCCGCCCGTGCCCGAACCCGAGCCGGTCGAGGACAATGACGGACCGGTCGGCGAGAAGGAAAAGAAGGACCCGACGCGCTACGGCGACTGGGAGCGTAAAGGCATCGCCTGGGATTTCTGA
- a CDS encoding NAD(P)H-dependent glycerol-3-phosphate dehydrogenase, whose protein sequence is MTIEKIAVVGAGAWGTALAQVAATGGREVLLWALEEDVVRAVNKIHQNPVYLKDIPLEPAIRATSNFSELSEADAWLVVTPAQHMRAVLGRAPCPGMPLVLCSKGIEERSGQLLHHVAKDVCASSPVAVLSGPCFAHEVARGLPTAVTLACEDEELGKALHERLALPTFRLYSTDDVAGAEVGGAIKNVLAIACGIVEGRQMGQNARAAIIARGFAEMKRYGAAVGAREETLAGLSGLGDLVLTCTSTASRNFSLGKAIGEGQSAAALMSDRTTVAEGAHTAPVLAKIAKDEDIDMPIVETVAALLAGELNIDEAVEQILSRPARPENA, encoded by the coding sequence ATGACCATCGAGAAGATCGCCGTCGTCGGCGCGGGCGCCTGGGGGACCGCGCTCGCACAGGTCGCCGCCACCGGCGGGCGCGAGGTGCTGCTGTGGGCGCTCGAGGAAGACGTCGTCCGCGCCGTCAACAAGATCCACCAGAATCCCGTCTACCTCAAGGACATCCCGCTCGAGCCGGCGATCCGCGCGACCAGCAATTTCTCCGAGCTGTCGGAGGCCGACGCCTGGCTTGTCGTCACGCCAGCGCAGCATATGCGCGCCGTCCTCGGCCGCGCGCCCTGCCCCGGCATGCCGCTCGTCCTCTGCTCGAAAGGGATCGAGGAACGCTCGGGCCAGCTCCTCCACCATGTCGCCAAGGACGTTTGCGCGTCTTCGCCGGTCGCGGTGCTGTCGGGCCCCTGCTTCGCCCATGAGGTCGCGCGCGGCCTGCCCACTGCCGTCACGCTCGCCTGTGAGGACGAGGAGCTCGGCAAGGCGCTTCACGAACGGCTCGCGCTGCCCACCTTCCGCCTCTATTCGACCGATGACGTCGCGGGTGCCGAGGTCGGCGGGGCGATCAAGAACGTCCTCGCCATCGCCTGCGGCATCGTCGAGGGGCGGCAGATGGGCCAGAACGCCCGCGCCGCCATCATCGCCCGCGGCTTTGCCGAGATGAAGCGCTATGGCGCCGCCGTCGGCGCCCGCGAGGAAACGCTGGCGGGGCTGTCAGGGCTAGGCGACCTGGTGCTGACCTGTACCTCTACCGCGAGCCGCAACTTCTCGCTCGGCAAGGCGATTGGCGAGGGCCAGTCGGCGGCCGCGCTCATGAGCGACCGCACCACTGTGGCCGAAGGCGCGCATACCGCGCCCGTGCTGGCAAAGATCGCGAAGGACGAGGATATCGACATGCCGATCGTCGAGACGGTCGCAGCGCTGCTCGCGGGCGAGCTCAATATCGACGAGGCCGTGGAGCAGATCCTGAGCCGGCCGGCACGGCCGGAGAATGCCTAG
- the tsaD gene encoding tRNA (adenosine(37)-N6)-threonylcarbamoyltransferase complex transferase subunit TsaD, whose translation MSVILALESSCDDSAAALVGSDRQILAQAVVGQNERHAPFGGVVPEIAARAHAEILPDLVRQVLADADMDATEVDAIAATAGPGLVGGVMVGLLAGKGLALSTGKPLIAVNHLEGHALSPRLTDPDLDFPYLLLLASGGHCQLLEVRGVDDYRRLATTIDDAAGEAFDKAAKLMGLGYPGGPEIEKLAMKGDPTAVPLPRPLVGSGEPHFSFAGLKSAVQRAVVADQHSHADIAASFQQAVLDCFVDRTRIALGKTDAPALVVAGGVAANKAVRGALEQLAGEHGRRFSVPPGWLCTDNAAMIGWAGAERFAAGLVDPLDTPARARWPLDRSAEKVRGAGVKA comes from the coding sequence ATGAGCGTCATTCTCGCCCTTGAAAGCAGCTGCGACGACAGCGCCGCCGCCCTTGTCGGCTCGGACCGCCAGATTCTCGCGCAGGCCGTGGTCGGCCAGAACGAGCGCCACGCCCCCTTCGGCGGGGTCGTGCCCGAGATCGCCGCCCGCGCCCATGCCGAGATCCTGCCCGACCTTGTCCGGCAGGTACTCGCCGATGCCGACATGGACGCGACAGAGGTCGATGCCATTGCCGCCACCGCGGGGCCGGGCCTCGTCGGCGGCGTCATGGTCGGCCTGCTGGCGGGCAAGGGCCTTGCGCTCTCGACCGGCAAGCCACTCATCGCGGTCAACCATCTCGAAGGCCATGCGCTCAGCCCGCGCCTCACCGATCCCGACCTCGACTTTCCCTATCTCCTCCTGCTCGCCAGCGGGGGCCACTGCCAGCTTCTCGAGGTGCGCGGGGTCGATGACTATCGACGCCTCGCCACCACCATCGACGATGCCGCGGGCGAGGCCTTCGACAAGGCGGCCAAGCTGATGGGGCTCGGCTATCCCGGCGGCCCGGAGATCGAGAAGCTCGCCATGAAGGGCGATCCCACGGCGGTGCCCCTGCCGCGACCGCTGGTCGGCTCGGGCGAACCCCATTTCAGCTTTGCCGGTTTGAAGAGCGCGGTGCAGCGCGCGGTCGTCGCCGACCAGCACAGCCATGCCGATATCGCGGCCAGCTTCCAGCAGGCAGTGCTCGACTGTTTCGTCGACCGCACCCGCATCGCCCTGGGGAAAACCGACGCGCCCGCGCTCGTCGTGGCCGGCGGGGTCGCGGCCAACAAGGCGGTGCGCGGCGCGCTCGAACAATTGGCGGGCGAACATGGCCGCCGCTTCTCGGTACCGCCCGGCTGGCTGTGCACCGACAATGCGGCGATGATCGGCTGGGCGGGGGCCGAGCGCTTTGCCGCCGGCCTCGTCGATCCGCTCGATACGCCGGCGCGGGCGCGCTGGCCGCTGGACAGGAGCGCCGAGAAGGTGCGCGGGGCAGGAGTGAAAGCATGA
- the hemC gene encoding hydroxymethylbilane synthase — MTFRLGTRGSPLALLQAEMVKAALIAKNGWAEGDVDVVILSTRGDRDRVAPLTEMGGKAVWTKELDRALLDSETDASVHSMKDVESDPYRPEGLGIAAMLPRADVRDRLIGAASFNELREGAVIGTASPRRAAQVRRLRPDLVTTLLRGNVATRLEAVKAGKVDATMLAAAGLERLGVDEGTPVGTDVMLPAPAQGAIGIDARRDDMRAQEALAAIDHRATSDAVRLERAFTAALGGDCHSPVAALATLSGDDVTFRAALYAEDGGAAVTREITLDRFDTDGAAALAHDMLGAAPESIKGLFR; from the coding sequence ATGACTTTCCGACTAGGCACGCGCGGATCGCCGCTCGCCCTCCTGCAGGCCGAGATGGTGAAGGCAGCGCTCATTGCCAAGAATGGCTGGGCCGAAGGGGACGTCGATGTCGTCATCCTGTCGACCCGCGGCGATCGCGACCGCGTCGCGCCTTTGACCGAAATGGGCGGCAAGGCCGTCTGGACCAAGGAACTCGACCGAGCGCTCCTCGATAGCGAGACCGACGCCAGTGTGCACAGCATGAAGGATGTCGAAAGCGACCCCTATCGCCCCGAGGGTCTCGGCATTGCCGCGATGCTGCCGCGCGCCGACGTGCGCGACCGGCTGATCGGCGCGGCTTCCTTCAACGAATTGCGCGAGGGCGCGGTGATCGGAACCGCCAGCCCGCGCCGTGCCGCGCAGGTCCGGCGGCTGCGCCCCGATCTCGTGACCACGCTGCTGCGTGGCAATGTCGCGACGCGATTGGAGGCGGTGAAAGCGGGCAAGGTCGATGCGACCATGCTCGCGGCGGCAGGGCTCGAACGGCTCGGCGTCGACGAAGGTACGCCGGTCGGCACCGACGTCATGCTCCCCGCGCCCGCACAGGGCGCGATCGGGATCGACGCGCGGCGTGACGATATGCGGGCGCAGGAAGCGCTGGCGGCCATCGATCATCGGGCGACCAGCGATGCGGTGCGTCTCGAGCGTGCCTTCACGGCCGCGCTCGGCGGCGATTGCCATTCGCCCGTCGCCGCGCTGGCGACGCTGTCGGGCGATGACGTCACCTTCCGCGCCGCGCTCTACGCCGAAGACGGCGGTGCAGCGGTGACCCGCGAGATCACGCTCGACCGTTTCGACACGGACGGGGCCGCCGCGCTTGCCCACGACATGCTTGGCGCAGCACCCGAAAGCATAAAGGGCCTGTTTCGCTGA
- a CDS encoding uroporphyrinogen-III synthase translates to MRPILLLRPEPGASLSAARAADMGIEGVETLPLFKVRPIDWTPPDPKRFDAILMTSANAARHGGEGLKALRHLPVQAVGESTAAAARAAGLMVDEIGSGGVDALLERLPPDCRLLHLAGQHRRAPASASQTIVPLAVYSSVTRDDPPGLERLAGAIAVVHSPRAGKRLAELCDREGIDKSGIAVASISEDACPPDRLDWEDVAVASAPRDRELLQLAAHLRDNSA, encoded by the coding sequence ATGCGGCCGATCCTCCTCCTCCGCCCCGAACCCGGTGCCAGCCTGAGCGCGGCGCGGGCGGCGGACATGGGGATCGAAGGCGTCGAGACGCTGCCCCTGTTCAAGGTGCGCCCGATCGACTGGACCCCGCCCGACCCCAAGCGCTTCGATGCCATCCTGATGACCAGCGCCAATGCGGCGCGGCACGGCGGCGAGGGGCTCAAGGCCCTGCGCCACCTGCCGGTGCAGGCGGTGGGCGAATCCACCGCGGCGGCGGCGCGCGCGGCGGGGCTGATGGTCGACGAGATCGGCTCGGGCGGGGTCGATGCGCTGCTCGAGCGGCTGCCCCCCGACTGCCGCCTGCTCCATCTTGCGGGACAGCATCGCCGTGCCCCTGCCTCGGCCAGCCAGACGATCGTGCCGCTGGCCGTCTATTCCTCGGTCACGCGCGACGACCCGCCGGGGCTCGAGCGCCTCGCGGGCGCCATCGCGGTGGTGCACAGCCCCCGCGCTGGCAAGCGGCTTGCCGAGCTGTGCGATCGCGAAGGGATCGACAAGAGCGGCATCGCGGTGGCCTCCATCAGCGAGGACGCCTGCCCGCCCGACCGGCTCGACTGGGAGGACGTGGCGGTCGCCAGCGCCCCGCGCGATCGCGAACTGTTGCAACTGGCCGCCCATTTGCGCGACAATAGCGCATGA
- a CDS encoding serine hydrolase has product MSNWLGRVLIAGAAVLSSVASAQLVSENRTQVVPDRPLLDIDLDADENDEGVQPRPMANDFTVSIPQRPAVANPAHVEELNAKILERVRSFRGSSGLAIKAIDAGWEAGWQVDKRFPQQSVSKLWVSLAVLDQVDRGRLNLGQTVRFDRNDVTLWSSSTTAQILKGGYSRSLDGLIFDALTKSDNHANDKMLRLVGGPEAIRRMVRDKALGDIHFGDGERAMQAQIAGLSWRQSYAYNNGFNRARAAVPSGQRRAAFQRYIDDPYDGAAPMAIARALARLERGELLSPSSTAKMLTTMGLTRTGRLRVKGGLKSGWEWSHKTGTGQTLGGWRGGLNDVGILTAPDGTSYALAFMTVPNPDDGSAQELMRDVTRMVIAHHERYGNASVASR; this is encoded by the coding sequence ATGTCGAACTGGCTTGGAAGGGTCCTGATCGCCGGCGCGGCCGTGTTGTCGTCGGTGGCGAGTGCGCAGCTTGTGTCCGAGAACCGGACGCAGGTGGTGCCCGATCGCCCGCTGCTCGATATCGACCTCGATGCCGACGAAAATGACGAGGGCGTGCAGCCGCGCCCGATGGCCAACGACTTCACTGTCTCCATCCCGCAGCGCCCCGCCGTGGCCAATCCCGCGCATGTCGAGGAGCTCAACGCCAAGATCCTCGAGCGCGTCCGCTCCTTCCGCGGGTCGAGCGGGCTCGCCATCAAGGCGATCGATGCAGGCTGGGAAGCCGGCTGGCAGGTCGACAAGCGTTTCCCGCAGCAGTCGGTGTCCAAGCTGTGGGTCAGCCTCGCCGTGCTCGACCAGGTCGACCGTGGTCGCCTCAACCTCGGGCAAACGGTGCGTTTCGACCGCAATGACGTCACCCTCTGGTCCTCCTCGACCACCGCGCAGATCCTGAAGGGCGGCTACAGCCGCTCGCTCGACGGGCTGATCTTCGATGCGCTGACCAAGTCGGACAACCATGCCAATGACAAGATGCTCCGTCTCGTCGGAGGGCCCGAGGCGATCCGCCGCATGGTCCGCGACAAGGCGCTGGGCGACATCCATTTCGGCGATGGCGAGCGCGCCATGCAGGCCCAGATCGCAGGGCTGAGCTGGCGCCAGAGCTATGCCTATAACAATGGCTTCAACCGGGCCCGCGCGGCCGTGCCCTCGGGCCAGCGCCGCGCCGCCTTCCAGCGCTATATCGACGATCCCTATGACGGCGCCGCGCCGATGGCGATCGCCCGCGCACTGGCCCGTCTCGAACGCGGCGAACTCCTCTCGCCCTCCTCGACCGCCAAGATGCTGACCACGATGGGGCTGACCCGCACGGGCCGGCTGCGCGTCAAGGGCGGGCTCAAGTCTGGCTGGGAGTGGAGCCACAAGACCGGCACCGGCCAGACGCTCGGCGGCTGGCGCGGCGGCCTCAACGATGTCGGCATCCTGACCGCCCCTGACGGCACCAGCTACGCGCTCGCCTTCATGACCGTGCCCAATCCCGACGACGGCAGCGCGCAGGAACTGATGCGCGACGTAACGCGGATGGTGATCGCGCATCACGAGCGCTACGGCAACGCGA